In one Haloplanus salinus genomic region, the following are encoded:
- the csg gene encoding HVO_2072 family ArtA-dependent S-layer glycoprotein, with product MDVQMVNTSAGTSTIGTVTVSTTENRAGPNGVVGNFDTEDGEGQILAGATVYQGESGLSLGGSLQGESLVKTAGNAEGVPLELPDIPQNQATGRYTTDGASGSPGVTVTTPRVTTLDVVNTNGEDIAGGSVAEGVSGQSGSGNLAVVGAWNYEEAENLELTVEDDSGLDVTGDVTSDAVKTSGDTSSSTTNNGASLSNNEVSYDLDLADTGTGTYTIELAGTDDLDFGEAAQSTTITVTGDDDANIELDSDDVTRGEDVRFEIQGSDAGDQHTVLIESDDFRDGATVSNAQRIFRLVGDTDEVGIVSNGDSNVTERGTSIPSGETIDYAYANITIDDDTGVGVGQIETQYLDDSDVDVYLYDQGYGVPFNPDSSQSTDNESDDVTLTIEQGDISIESPGNTYVVGSEVDVNGTASEGIDEVAFYVRRQNDYQLLQIDGQNTLTVDADGTFDEDDVVLSQGNSPGNNELSQPGTYRLGVVDADGLGSGALPSTISTSDFNTNTSTQQSLRVLDTELDATFSAVGGQIAVEDNEVNVSGSAFGAQQVTVVFVGERGNTAFHTISVDDDNTFDDDDLTVSEDIGSYGSGLAEGEISAHVLIPGRDGQFGAGSFDAASPTGSAYTGPANPNNLEDFISSLDNDNSGLTGQQVRSRIVDATTEEVASDDRMVTSRFRFADAQTTIDTVYPEGSEASGVNPVGVDDTLVAEGGTNLRPDDNSITVELLTEDGDSVALTTTEEWSFDGTYNVSLELEDVQTGTYTLEADDSYNTDIVSVEIVQSVQTATPEPTATPEPTPTETPEPTPEPTPEPTPEPTDTATATPTPTEGGGPGFGAIIAVIALIAAALLAVRRDN from the coding sequence GTGGACGTCCAGATGGTCAACACGAGTGCGGGAACCAGCACCATCGGTACTGTCACGGTTAGCACTACCGAGAATCGCGCGGGTCCGAACGGTGTCGTTGGCAACTTCGACACTGAAGACGGCGAGGGCCAGATTCTCGCCGGCGCCACCGTCTACCAGGGCGAGTCCGGTCTCTCCCTGGGTGGTTCGCTCCAGGGCGAATCCCTCGTGAAGACGGCGGGTAACGCAGAGGGCGTCCCGCTCGAACTGCCCGACATCCCGCAGAACCAGGCAACCGGTCGCTACACGACCGACGGCGCCTCCGGTTCCCCGGGCGTGACGGTCACGACCCCGCGTGTCACCACGCTGGACGTGGTCAACACGAACGGTGAGGACATCGCCGGCGGCTCCGTCGCCGAAGGTGTCTCCGGTCAGAGCGGCTCCGGTAACCTCGCGGTTGTCGGCGCCTGGAACTACGAGGAAGCCGAGAACCTCGAACTGACCGTGGAAGACGACTCCGGTCTCGACGTGACCGGTGACGTCACCTCCGACGCCGTCAAGACGTCGGGTGACACGTCGTCCTCCACGACGAACAACGGCGCCAGCCTCAGCAACAACGAGGTCAGCTACGACCTCGACCTCGCGGACACGGGTACGGGAACGTACACCATCGAACTCGCCGGCACGGACGACCTCGACTTCGGTGAGGCCGCCCAATCCACGACCATCACGGTCACCGGTGACGACGACGCGAACATCGAACTCGACTCGGACGACGTCACGCGCGGTGAGGACGTCCGCTTCGAGATTCAGGGTTCGGACGCTGGCGACCAGCACACGGTCCTGATCGAGTCCGACGACTTCCGTGACGGCGCCACCGTCTCGAACGCCCAGCGGATCTTCCGACTGGTCGGTGACACCGACGAAGTCGGTATCGTCTCGAACGGGGACTCCAACGTGACCGAGCGTGGCACGTCGATCCCGAGCGGTGAGACGATCGATTACGCGTACGCGAACATCACGATCGACGACGACACCGGCGTCGGCGTCGGTCAGATCGAAACGCAGTACCTCGACGACTCGGACGTGGACGTCTACCTGTACGATCAGGGCTACGGCGTCCCGTTCAACCCCGACAGCTCGCAGTCGACCGACAACGAGTCGGACGACGTGACCCTGACCATCGAGCAGGGTGACATCTCCATCGAATCGCCCGGCAACACGTACGTTGTCGGCAGCGAAGTGGACGTCAACGGGACGGCCTCCGAAGGTATCGACGAGGTCGCCTTCTACGTCCGCCGACAGAACGACTACCAGCTCCTCCAGATCGACGGCCAGAACACGCTGACCGTCGACGCTGACGGCACCTTCGACGAGGACGACGTCGTTCTCTCGCAGGGCAACAGCCCCGGTAACAACGAACTGTCCCAGCCCGGCACCTACCGTCTCGGTGTCGTCGACGCTGACGGTCTCGGCTCCGGTGCCCTGCCGAGCACCATCAGCACGTCGGACTTCAACACGAACACGAGTACGCAGCAGTCGCTGCGCGTGCTCGACACTGAACTCGACGCGACGTTCAGCGCCGTCGGTGGCCAGATCGCCGTCGAGGACAACGAAGTCAACGTCTCCGGCAGCGCGTTCGGTGCGCAGCAGGTGACGGTCGTCTTCGTCGGTGAGCGTGGGAACACGGCGTTCCACACGATCAGCGTCGACGACGACAACACGTTCGACGACGACGACCTCACGGTCTCTGAGGATATCGGCAGCTACGGCAGCGGTCTCGCAGAGGGCGAGATCAGTGCCCACGTGCTGATCCCCGGCCGTGACGGCCAGTTCGGTGCCGGTAGCTTCGATGCTGCCTCTCCGACGGGATCGGCCTACACCGGCCCCGCGAATCCCAACAACCTTGAGGACTTCATCAGCTCGCTCGACAACGACAACTCGGGACTGACCGGTCAGCAGGTCCGTTCGCGCATCGTCGATGCGACGACCGAGGAAGTCGCGTCCGACGACCGAATGGTCACCTCGCGCTTCCGCTTCGCGGACGCGCAGACGACCATCGACACGGTCTACCCCGAAGGCTCTGAGGCCTCTGGCGTCAACCCGGTCGGCGTGGACGACACGCTGGTCGCGGAAGGCGGCACGAACCTCCGGCCGGACGACAACTCGATCACCGTGGAACTCCTGACGGAGGACGGTGACTCGGTCGCACTGACGACGACCGAGGAATGGTCCTTCGACGGGACGTACAACGTGTCGCTCGAACTCGAGGACGTGCAGACGGGCACGTACACCCTCGAAGCCGACGACTCCTACAACACGGACATCGTGTCGGTCGAAATCGTCCAGAGCGTCCAGACGGCAACGCCGGAACCGACGGCGACGCCGGAGCCGACTCCGACGGAGACGCCGGAGCCGACGCCGGAGCCGACGCCGGAACCGACGCCGGAACCGACGGACACGGCGACGGCCACGCCGACGCCCACTGAGGGTGGCGGTCCTGGCTTCGGTGCCATCATCGCCGTCATCGCGCTCATCGCGGCCGCACTGCTGGCCGTCCGGCGCGACAACTAA
- a CDS encoding DNA polymerase domain-containing protein codes for MKAHTVEVMGFNPYFYVPTAEVKALVDFERREHVVSVKHGYTSLFGDDVSRIEVTTTNATRELRELFSENFETDVWYENRALIDLELYTGIRVPDGATTIKASDVEPIDFTTEFSVLTFDIETDDRGRFPKPGERAVLSLVSHDSQSGEYRGFVWLNGRPVGETLPDGLPEGLDALDYYETEVEMLAGFAQYVSGVNPDVLTAWNIGFDAPYILERMKKLSVDASRLARDGWAGMSKTGRPHIAGRVIYDMLDAYKSTKRGELPSYSLNAVAAEELGEQKLDHAGEGIYEMWESNLDKLLRYNFHDVRLVVGLNDTLGIIAFRAALANAVGADFGDAENNNDFIEMMVRRKLHERGLVGPTTVYEKKEDQFKGGYVRDPYYGVAEHVVGMDLESLYPNTMWMLNASPECRVDPETFKGPFTQAPNGAAFRLDKIGVMTELVDEALSLKGEAKKKRNSAAPDTAEYARFSEEYDVRKTIVNSLFGVTGWEYFFLYDELTAESISTMGQEVIKFTSRYVEANSTGRVIYGDTDSVPMDEPTLIRDENGEIDIVEIQELEGREGYVDVWTERGFTRVKRVIRKPNRKNLYTIRTKNGVVHATEDHSLVRNDGSEVEPCELEIGDKLLHKDVSKAFEGVRSSISLDRAWLYGFFCGDGSAGEYAYEHPKNSDWNTRKLSWTLNNTSHELLERAAVSLKNEFGVNSEISETMESSGTYKLQPSNNGKRGKGASGAVSDLSTHFSDMCYTPSRQKRVPRKILNADTQAVQAFLDGYMAADGHVGERYTKRFHEAETKHLPLATGLVYLLQRVGYTFNINFRTVARDGVETEYYKLRCQTSHRGTPLKVEKIEPYQYDGDYVYDLETENHHFHAGAGNIIVHNSNYVMFPDASNRVDALEEAYRLADELNETAYAGLSVDYNMGTRDCRWRIEVESYSPRFFQYGKKKRYALHVTWKNGKTTDEIKKVGLHTNRSDVAPFTSELQTEVVEAILRDGGDEAVSTLIYDAAQALSSDDPDWNAIGIPQGIKKPLAAYHRPTAQVVGAINSNKLLGTNFGENSKPKRVYLQPTYFAELDDSVEVLCFDDPEILPDGLRLDTSRMVNTLIVKPIAPLVEAVGVDIEAALLNQYQTGLGSFL; via the coding sequence ATGAAGGCGCACACCGTAGAGGTGATGGGATTCAACCCATACTTCTACGTCCCGACGGCAGAGGTGAAAGCCCTCGTCGATTTCGAGCGGCGCGAACACGTCGTCAGCGTCAAACACGGGTACACCTCGCTGTTTGGCGACGACGTGAGCCGTATTGAGGTGACGACAACGAACGCTACCCGTGAGCTCCGCGAACTGTTCAGCGAGAACTTCGAGACGGACGTGTGGTACGAGAACCGTGCGCTCATCGACTTGGAGCTCTACACGGGGATTCGAGTTCCTGACGGGGCAACCACCATCAAGGCGTCCGACGTGGAGCCCATTGACTTCACGACGGAGTTCTCGGTGCTAACGTTCGACATTGAGACGGACGACCGCGGTAGGTTCCCGAAACCGGGGGAGCGCGCGGTTCTCAGTCTCGTCAGCCACGATAGTCAGTCCGGTGAATACCGCGGCTTCGTATGGCTCAACGGTCGTCCGGTTGGTGAGACACTCCCCGATGGTCTCCCCGAGGGCCTGGACGCGCTCGACTATTACGAGACTGAGGTGGAGATGCTGGCGGGCTTCGCACAGTACGTTTCCGGTGTAAATCCCGACGTGCTGACGGCGTGGAACATCGGCTTCGACGCGCCCTACATCCTCGAACGGATGAAGAAACTCAGCGTCGACGCCTCCCGACTCGCTCGCGATGGATGGGCTGGTATGTCGAAGACGGGTCGCCCCCACATCGCAGGGCGGGTGATCTACGATATGCTCGACGCCTACAAGTCGACGAAGCGGGGCGAACTCCCGTCGTACTCCCTCAACGCGGTGGCGGCAGAAGAACTCGGAGAGCAGAAGCTCGATCACGCGGGCGAAGGCATCTACGAGATGTGGGAGTCAAACCTCGATAAGCTCCTGCGCTACAACTTCCACGACGTTCGGCTGGTTGTCGGGCTCAACGATACGCTCGGTATTATCGCCTTCCGAGCGGCCCTGGCGAACGCGGTTGGCGCTGACTTCGGTGACGCGGAGAATAACAACGACTTCATCGAGATGATGGTTCGCCGGAAGCTCCACGAGAGGGGGCTGGTTGGCCCGACCACAGTCTACGAGAAGAAGGAGGATCAGTTCAAAGGCGGCTACGTCAGAGACCCGTACTACGGCGTCGCTGAACACGTTGTCGGGATGGACCTCGAATCGCTGTACCCCAATACGATGTGGATGCTGAACGCAAGCCCCGAGTGCCGGGTTGACCCGGAGACGTTCAAAGGGCCGTTCACGCAGGCCCCAAACGGAGCCGCCTTCCGTCTTGATAAGATCGGCGTAATGACGGAGCTTGTCGACGAGGCTCTTTCCCTCAAAGGTGAGGCAAAGAAAAAGCGCAATTCAGCCGCGCCAGACACCGCCGAGTACGCTCGTTTTAGCGAAGAATACGATGTAAGAAAGACGATTGTTAACAGTCTGTTCGGCGTGACTGGATGGGAATACTTCTTCCTCTACGACGAGCTCACGGCGGAGTCCATCTCCACGATGGGGCAGGAGGTTATCAAATTCACGTCCCGCTACGTCGAGGCGAACAGCACGGGTCGCGTGATCTACGGTGACACGGATTCAGTCCCTATGGACGAACCTACGCTAATCCGTGACGAAAACGGAGAAATTGATATTGTAGAGATTCAAGAGCTTGAAGGCCGCGAGGGCTATGTCGATGTGTGGACTGAGCGAGGCTTTACTCGCGTCAAGCGCGTTATTCGGAAACCCAACCGAAAGAATCTCTACACTATTCGAACGAAGAACGGGGTCGTTCACGCAACAGAAGACCACTCGCTTGTTCGCAATGATGGCTCTGAGGTTGAGCCCTGCGAGTTAGAGATTGGAGATAAACTACTACACAAAGACGTTTCCAAAGCGTTCGAGGGTGTTAGATCTTCTATCTCTCTTGATCGAGCGTGGCTATATGGGTTCTTCTGTGGGGACGGCTCCGCTGGAGAATATGCGTATGAACACCCCAAGAATAGCGATTGGAACACTCGAAAGTTGTCGTGGACGCTAAACAACACGAGCCACGAACTTCTTGAGCGGGCGGCTGTCTCGCTGAAGAATGAGTTCGGAGTCAACTCGGAGATTTCTGAAACGATGGAATCTTCGGGGACGTACAAACTTCAGCCCTCAAACAATGGAAAGAGGGGCAAGGGCGCGAGTGGTGCTGTAAGTGATCTCTCTACCCACTTCTCTGATATGTGTTACACCCCGTCTCGACAGAAGCGCGTCCCCCGAAAGATTCTGAACGCCGACACTCAAGCTGTTCAGGCGTTCCTTGACGGATATATGGCTGCTGATGGTCACGTTGGGGAGCGATACACTAAGAGGTTCCACGAAGCTGAAACAAAACACCTCCCCCTCGCAACCGGGCTTGTCTACCTACTTCAGCGGGTTGGATACACGTTCAATATCAACTTCCGTACGGTTGCGCGGGACGGAGTTGAGACTGAATATTACAAACTCCGCTGTCAGACAAGCCACCGTGGTACGCCCCTCAAGGTGGAGAAAATTGAGCCGTACCAGTACGACGGCGATTACGTCTACGATCTTGAGACGGAGAATCACCACTTCCACGCGGGAGCCGGCAACATCATCGTTCACAATTCAAATTACGTGATGTTCCCCGACGCAAGTAACCGCGTCGACGCGCTGGAGGAGGCATACCGATTGGCCGACGAGCTCAATGAGACCGCATACGCCGGGCTGTCCGTCGACTACAATATGGGAACCCGCGATTGCCGCTGGCGCATTGAGGTTGAGTCCTACTCTCCCCGATTCTTCCAGTATGGCAAAAAGAAGCGGTACGCCCTACACGTAACGTGGAAGAACGGCAAGACGACGGACGAAATCAAGAAGGTCGGCCTTCACACGAACCGCTCCGACGTGGCCCCGTTCACGAGCGAGCTTCAGACGGAGGTCGTCGAGGCAATCCTCCGCGACGGTGGAGACGAGGCGGTGAGCACGCTCATTTACGACGCCGCTCAGGCGTTGTCCTCCGATGATCCCGATTGGAACGCCATTGGGATTCCACAGGGGATTAAGAAGCCGCTGGCCGCTTACCACAGACCAACGGCGCAGGTCGTGGGTGCGATCAACTCGAATAAGCTCCTCGGGACGAACTTCGGGGAGAACTCGAAGCCGAAGCGTGTCTACCTTCAGCCGACGTACTTCGCGGAGCTGGACGATTCAGTTGAAGTGTTGTGCTTTGACGATCCCGAGATTCTACCCGACGGTCTCCGACTGGATACGTCGCGGATGGTGAACACGCTCATTGTGAAGCCGATTGCTCCGCTTGTTGAGGCGGTCGGCGTGGACATTGAGGCCGCGCTTCTCAATCAGTACCAGACGGGACTCGGGAGCTTCCTATGA
- a CDS encoding PD-(D/E)XK nuclease family protein, which translates to MPAIDSPNFETAREIQEERDTHMPYISKSRLMEYAKNPYHLYLKYIRGLREPENRWMRRGSNIHSVFEDYYHNVREAFEETGDVCDDLTIYLPADYTRWMDYTEPFITNFLMFEARRLQRCCDLDDVSLFPAVGIEAEVWDWNQLIPRMGFADVIVEAASLPDFSADTAGVVVIDFKTGKTPPKKYRNDGIFLELEYYALLFEEEYDVAAVGGYYPMNDDFITAESTEKRRSKVERLCQELEDAGTDVDNYPINPGPLCAWGPNEDQKSSFYHICPCKWATESGPGPTFYSDNKESLESGS; encoded by the coding sequence ATGCCGGCGATTGACTCCCCGAACTTCGAGACCGCCCGTGAGATTCAGGAAGAACGAGATACGCATATGCCGTACATCTCGAAGTCGCGGCTGATGGAGTACGCGAAGAATCCCTACCACCTTTATCTCAAATATATCCGAGGGCTCCGCGAACCGGAGAACCGCTGGATGCGCCGTGGCTCGAACATCCACTCCGTCTTCGAGGACTACTACCACAACGTCCGAGAGGCGTTCGAGGAGACCGGCGACGTGTGCGATGATCTCACCATCTACCTTCCCGCAGATTACACCCGGTGGATGGACTACACGGAGCCGTTCATCACGAACTTCCTGATGTTCGAGGCCCGCCGGCTTCAGCGGTGCTGTGACCTTGATGACGTTTCGCTGTTCCCCGCGGTCGGTATAGAGGCCGAGGTGTGGGACTGGAACCAGCTCATTCCCCGGATGGGCTTTGCTGACGTGATCGTAGAGGCCGCGTCTCTCCCCGACTTCTCAGCCGATACCGCTGGCGTCGTCGTCATAGACTTCAAGACGGGGAAGACCCCTCCGAAGAAGTATCGCAACGACGGCATCTTCCTTGAGCTGGAATACTACGCACTCCTGTTTGAGGAAGAATATGATGTGGCGGCGGTCGGTGGGTACTACCCGATGAATGACGACTTCATTACGGCTGAGTCGACTGAGAAGCGCCGCTCCAAAGTTGAGCGGTTGTGCCAAGAGCTCGAAGACGCTGGAACCGACGTTGACAACTACCCGATCAACCCCGGCCCGCTCTGTGCGTGGGGACCGAACGAGGATCAAAAGTCATCGTTCTATCATATTTGCCCGTGCAAATGGGCGACCGAGAGTGGCCCCGGCCCAACTTTCTACTCTGATAACAAAGAGTCGCTGGAAAGCGGTTCCTAA
- a CDS encoding ERCC4 domain-containing protein, whose protein sequence is MRRADFRIITDTREKLPYDFTTHRGPVDTEALETGDYSVEGFEDVFAVERKSLSDLIRTVTWGRKNFEAELDRANSLAEFVVVIEAYPDDLANHIEEYGRKVHPNSIFGSLKAWEKYRGVPFYWCGSRENAEQVTLDLLTEWHDTYGVSFS, encoded by the coding sequence ATGCGTAGAGCCGACTTCCGAATTATTACCGACACCAGAGAAAAGCTCCCTTACGACTTCACCACCCACCGCGGTCCCGTCGACACCGAGGCGCTGGAGACCGGCGATTACTCCGTCGAGGGGTTCGAGGACGTATTCGCTGTCGAGCGCAAGTCGCTGTCCGATCTAATTCGGACGGTGACGTGGGGCCGCAAGAACTTCGAGGCCGAGCTGGACCGGGCCAACTCCCTCGCTGAGTTCGTCGTCGTTATTGAGGCGTATCCCGACGATCTCGCCAACCACATTGAGGAATACGGGCGGAAGGTCCACCCAAATTCCATCTTCGGCTCGCTGAAAGCGTGGGAAAAATACCGCGGCGTCCCGTTCTACTGGTGCGGCTCCCGCGAGAACGCCGAACAGGTGACGCTCGACCTTCTCACCGAGTGGCACGATACCTACGGGGTGTCATTCTCGTAG
- a CDS encoding MaoC/PaaZ C-terminal domain-containing protein — protein MNLAVDHLEEGQTRTHSARFDLPEVQLFADLSGDRNPLHLHPSTGRRSRFSGNIVHGALTASLISAALAKFGTHNSVVVFLDQHLDFLKPVSFGEMLTGVAEIVVDLGGGAYSCDVRVVTENGDRVIAGDATILLDPLAEAGE, from the coding sequence ATGAACCTTGCAGTAGACCACTTAGAAGAAGGACAGACCCGAACACACAGCGCCCGCTTCGACCTACCAGAAGTCCAGCTATTCGCTGATCTTTCCGGCGACCGTAACCCGCTTCACCTCCACCCATCGACCGGGCGGCGCTCGCGTTTCAGCGGAAACATCGTTCACGGGGCGCTGACTGCCTCGCTGATCTCGGCGGCGCTGGCGAAATTCGGAACGCACAATTCGGTTGTCGTGTTCCTCGATCAGCACCTCGATTTCCTGAAGCCTGTCTCGTTTGGAGAGATGCTGACCGGCGTCGCGGAGATCGTCGTCGATCTCGGTGGCGGAGCGTACTCGTGTGACGTTCGTGTAGTAACTGAGAACGGCGACCGCGTTATCGCTGGTGACGCCACGATTCTCCTCGATCCGCTGGCTGAAGCCGGAGAATGA